TCCCATAGCAAATTGCTATCAATTCTCACGACGGAGCGCGGAGTTACCCCTTCATTCTCCAAGTTTCGAGTGGATGATTTTATTAGCCCATCTTATTTGCCCATCGATAGGAGCTATCTCGCCATGCGCATGTTCAAAATCACGGCTTGTGTCCCCAGCCAAACCCGTATCCGGACCCAACGGGAGCTTCAGAATACCTATTTTACCAAGTTGGTCCCCTTCGATAATTGGTTCAGTGAGCAACAGCGAATCATGAAGATGGGTGGCCGTATTAAAAAGGTTGAGCTAGCTACTGGTAAGCCGGGTACTAATACAGGATTGTTGTAGGGTTT
This DNA window, taken from Trichothermofontia sichuanensis B231, encodes the following:
- a CDS encoding phycobilisome linker polypeptide, which codes for MRMFKITACVPSQTRIRTQRELQNTYFTKLVPFDNWFSEQQRIMKMGGRIKKVELATGKPGTNTGLL